A genomic region of Pyrus communis chromosome 14, drPyrComm1.1, whole genome shotgun sequence contains the following coding sequences:
- the LOC137714934 gene encoding scarecrow-like protein 33, with amino-acid sequence MDHPTFNGVPDYMNGFSIDDLAFSPNSTQFPNLINEYQYNQLSPDLNFMDNHFFTPPDFEQGNIVPKVSVTTIGESFVPSNSLSPPDEGSFSLPNTLSPEGGDTSSDDNDFSESVFKYVNQILMEENIEKKPCMFYDPLGLRMTEKSFYDVLGQQYPFSPYQPPYINPNVESPDGNISGNCTDCSGSSTNSGTSNSIDPQWVGDLGDQKSSFPQTPLPNDYPFQFNSNSSSQLSVPLENGVTRVGDGLRVGDERHVDDVLQGSSVEEFVAQNIFTDSDSIFQFQRGFEEASKFLPKSTQLLVDLESNTVSPEVKAHVPIVTVKKEKSERKNSLNGSKGRKNHEREDVDLEEGRSSKQSAVYLEGTQESELSEMFDKVLLCTGGNNESQCDNVAFKNEASKTLQPNGLAQGSNGNGGKARGKKQGDKKEAVDLRNLLILCAQAVSTNDFKSISELLKQVRQHSSPNGDGSQRLAHFFANGLEARMAGTGTGTQIFYTSLASKRTPAVEMLKAYQVHLSACPFKRMSIFFKNKMILKMAEKATTLHIVDFGILYGFQWPILIQHLSKRAGGPPKLRITGIEVPQPGFRPAEWIGETGRRLARYCERFNVSFEYNAIASQNWESIQLEDLKTERNEVLAVNCMLRFKNLLDETVEVNCPRDAVLKLIRRMKPDIFVHSIINGSYTAPFFVSRFREALFHYSALYDAFDINIPRDNEERLMFESEFYGREAMNVIACEGVERVERPETYKQWEVRCMRAGLQLLPLDQGLVKIFKDKVKAWYHKDFVIDQDSDWMLQGWRGRIVYASSCWVPA; translated from the coding sequence ATGGATCATCCAACTTTCAATGGAGTTCCTGATTACATGAATGGTTTTAGTATTGATGACCTAGCCTTCTCACCCAATTCAACTCAATTCCCAAATCTCATAAATGAATACCAATATAACCAGCTCTCTCCGGATCTTAACTTTATGGATAATCATTTTTTCACTCCACCTGATTTCGAACAGGGTAATATTGTTCCTAAAGTTAGTGTGACCACAATTGGAGAGTCATTTGTTCCATCTAATAGTTTGAGTCCACCAGATGAAGGCTCATTTTCACTGCCTAATACTTTGAGCCCTGAAGGAGGAGACACATCCTCCGACGACAATGATTTCTCCGAATCTGTTTTCAAATACGTAAACCAGATTCTTATGGAAGAGAATATAGAGAAAAAGCCTTGCATGTTCTATGATCCATTGGGTCTTCGTATGACTGAGAAATCGTTCTACGATGTTCTTGGTCAACAGTACCCCTTTTCACCCTATCAGCCCCCTTATATCAATCCGAATGTTGAGAGTCCCGATGGTAATATTTCTGGGAATTGTACTGATTGTAGTGGTAGTAGTACTAATTCTGGTACTAGCAATTCCATTGATCCTCAATGGGTTGGCGATCTAGGAGACCAAAAATCTTCTTTTCCACAAACTCCCCTTCCCAATGACTACCCCTTccagtttaattcaaattccAGTTCGCAGTTGTCTGTTCCTCTGGAAAATGGCGTGACTAGGGTTGGTGACGGGCTGCGTGTTGGTGATGAGCGGCATGTTGATGATGTGCTGCAGGGTTCTTCTGTAGAAGAGTTTGTGGCTCAGAATATATTTACAGATAGTGATTCTATCTTTCAGTTTCAGAGAGGGTTCGAGGAAGCTAGTAAATTCCTTCCGAAAAGCACTCAGTTGCTTGTTGATCTGGAAAGCAACACAGTGTCTCCAGAAGTGAAAGCACATGTGCCGATAGTTACTGTcaagaaagaaaagagtgaGAGGAAGAACTCACTTAATGGGTCAAAGGGAAGAAAGAATCACGAGCGGGAAGATGTTGATCTCGAAGAAGGGAGGAGTAGCAAGCAGTCCGCAGTTTATTTAGAAGGGACTCAAGAGAGTGAATTATCTGAGATGTTTGACAAGGTGTTGCTCTGTACTGGCGGAAATAATGAATCTCAGTGTGACAATGTTGCTTTCAAGAATGAAGCAAGCAAGACCTTGCAGCCAAATGGACTGGCACAAGGATCTAATGGTAATGGTGGGAAGGCTCGTGGTAAGAAACAAGGAGATAAGAAGGAAGCTGTGGATTTGCGGAATCTCCTGATTTTATGCGCACAAGCCGTGTCAACCAATGATTTTAAAAGCATCAGTGAACTGCTAAAGCAGGTTAGGCAGCACTCTTCTCCTAACGGTGATGGATCTCAAAGATTGGCTCACTTCTTTGCAAATGGTCTTGAGGCTCGTATGGCTGGTACTGGCACTGGAACCCAAATATTTTATACATCCCTTGCTTCCAAAAGGACACCAGCTGTTGAGATGTTGAAAGCTTACCAAGTTCATCTTTCTGCTTGCCCCTTCAAGAGAATgtcaattttcttcaaaaacaaGATGATTTTGAAGATGGCCGAGAAAGCAACAACCCTtcatattgttgattttggtaTCCTGTATGGTTTCCAGTGGCCCATCCTCATCCAGCATCTTTCAAAGAGAGCTGGTGGACCTCCGAAGCTACGCATTACAGGGATAGAGGTTCCCCAACCTGGGTTTCGTCCAGCAGAGTGGATTGGTGAGACTGGACGTCGCTTGGCAAGATATTGTGAGCGTTTTAATGTGTCTTTTGAGTACAATGCGATAGCTTCACAAAACTGGGAATCCATCCAACTGGAGGACCTCAAGACTGAAAGGAACGAGGTGCTTGCTGTGAATTGTATGTTACGGTTCAAGAACCTACTTGACGAGACAGTTGAAGTGAACTGTCCAAGGGATGCTGTTCTAAAACTAATAAGAAGGATGAAGCCCGATATTTTTGTGCACTCTATTATCAATGGTTCCTACACTGCCCCGTTCTTTGTCAGTCGATTTCGGGAGGCTCTCTTCCACTACTCTGCCTTGTATGATGCATTTGATATTAATATACCCCGTGACAATGAAGAGAGGTTGATGTTTGAGAGTGAGTTCTATGGCAGGGAAGCTATGAATGTAATAGCATGTGAGGGCGTAGAGAGGGTTGAGAGGCCTGAGACATACAAGCAGTGGGAGGTTCGATGCATGAGGGCTGGGTTGCAGCTGCTGCCATTGGACCAAGGTCTAGTGAAGATTTTCAAGGATAAGGTGAAGGCATGGTACCACAAAGACTTTGTAATTGATCAAGATAGTGATTGGATGCTCCAAGGATGGAGGGGCCGAATAGTGTATGCTTCTTCTTGTTGGGTGCCAGCTTAG